One window of the Eucalyptus grandis isolate ANBG69807.140 chromosome 6, ASM1654582v1, whole genome shotgun sequence genome contains the following:
- the LOC104449162 gene encoding WD and tetratricopeptide repeats protein 1 isoform X2 encodes MARCGAFHDGNVHELLERRYIDTRHDANRGLQMHSSLVQKLSHEKELEGHQGCVNAIAWNSSGSLLISGSDDTRINMWSYSGRKLLHSIDSGHSANIFCTKFVPETSDELVVSGAGDAEVRLFNLSRLDGRGTEENAILPSALFQCHTRRVKKLAVEVGNPNVVWSASEDGTLRQHDFREGNSCPPAGSPQQECRSVLLDLRSGYKKSLTDPPKGVLALKSCDISSTRPHLILVGGSDAFARLYDRRMLPPLTSCRKRMAPPPCVNYFCPMHLSDRGRSSLHLTHVTFSPNGEEVLLSYSGEHVYLMNVNPGGNVMKYTAADVSKLTTLAPWPNGVGMQPTFSKDHPHCLVASQLKKCESLMKYAEACLSEGTNCYYGIEACNEVLDGHGQVIEPALRLECLCTRAALLLKRKWKNDVHMAIRDCRSARMIDTSSARPLYYMSEALSQLGKHKEALDFAIAAQCLSPSDPKLEERVQDIKQRLAAAEAEKNNKVANGAPRSEPRGARVLSLGDILFRSEANSDASQDGPRSEREESDYDEEMEVDFETSISGDEGRDVESNVLHGSFNLRIHRRGDSSRETASTNDSCGSPSSSSQNDKIPYQPEAVIDMKQRYVGHCNVGTDIKQASFLGQRGEYVASGSDDGRWFIWEKKTGRLIKMLLGDEAVVNCVQCHPFDCVVATSGIDNTIKIWTPSVPAPSIVASVAAGPETANVLDAMENNERRLIHNREIILPFEILERFRMHESAECAQS; translated from the exons ATCAATATGTGGAGCTATTCTGGTCGGAAGCTTTTGCATTCAATTGATAGTGGGCACTCTGCAAACATCTTTTGTACAAAATTTGTCCCTGAAACATCGGACGAGCTTGTAGTCTCAGGAGCTGGAGATGCAGAA GTCAGGTTATTCAACTTGTCTCGATTAGATGGGAGAGGAACCGAAGAAAATGCTATTCTTCCATCAGCACTTTTCCAGTGCCACACAAGAAGAGTTAAAAAATTAGCT GTTGAAGTTGGTAACCCTAATGTTGTCTGGAGTGCTAGTGAAGATGGAACTTTGAGGCAGCATGACTTTCGGGAAGGTAATTCTTGCCCTCCTGCTGGGTCTCCGCAACAGGAATGTCGAAGCGTTCTG CTTGACTTGCGTTCTGGGTACAAGAAATCACTAACTGATCCTCCAAAAGGAGTTCTTGCACTAAAATCTTGTGATATCAGTTCCACCAGGCCTCACTTGATCCTAGTTGGTGGGAG TGATGCATTTGCACGGTTATATGATAGAAGGATGCTGCCACCATTGACCTCCTGCAGAAAAAGGATGGCACCACCTCCTTGTGTCAACTATTTCTGCCCAATGCATCTCTCGGACCGT GGACGCTCAAGCTTGCACCTGACTCATGTTACATTTAGTCCAAATGGAGAAGAGGTTTTACTCAGCTATAGTGGAGAGCATGTGTACCTAATGAATGTAAACCCTG GAGGAAATGTGATGAAGTATACTGCAGCAGATGTCTCAAAGCTGACAACCTTGGCTCCTTGGCCAAATGGAGTGGGAATGCAACCAACTTTTTCCAAAGACCATCCACATTGTCTTGTG GCTTCACAGCTCAAGAAGTGCGAGAGTTTAATGAAATATGCAGAAGCATGCTTGAGCGAGGGAACAAACTGTTATTATGGAATTGAGGCATGCAATGAAGTTTTGGATGGACACGGGCAAGTGATTGAACCTGCCTTGAGGCTTGAATGTCTCTGTACACGTGCAGCTTTGTTACTCAAG CGAAAATGGAAGAATGATGTGCATATGGCTATAAGAGATTGCCGGAGTGCTAGGATGATCGACACTTCTTCTGCCAGACCGCTTTACTATATGTCTGAAGCTTTATCTCAG TTGGGCAAACATAAAGAGGCTCTAGACTTTGCTATTGCAGCACAGTGCTTGTCTCCATCAGATCCTAAGCTAGAGGAAAGGGTGCAGGACATAAAGCAGCGTCTTGCTGCAG CCGAAgcagaaaaaaataacaaagtaGCAAATGGAGCACCAAGATCCGAGCCTCGAGGAGCAAGAGTGCTATCATTAGGTGACATTCTATTTCGATCAGAGGCCAATAGTGATGCTTCACAAGATGGTCCTAGATCTGAAAGAGAGGAATCTGATTATGATGAGGAAATGGAAGTGGATTTTGAAACTTCAATTTCCGGCGACGAAGGGCGTGATGTTGAATCAAATGTTCTACATGGAAGTTTTAATTTGAGAATCCATCGAAGAGGTGATTCATCTAGAGAAACTGCCAGCACAAATGATTCATGTGGATccccttcatcatcatcacagAATGATAAAATCCCATATCAG CCTGAGGCAGTCATAGATATGAAGCAGAGATATGTTGGACATTGCAATGTGGGAACTGATATAAAACAGGCCAGTTTTCTGGGGCAGAGAG GTGAATATGTTGCAAGTGGAAGCGATGATGGCAGATGGTTTATCTGGGAAAAAAAGACGGGTAGACTGATTAAGATGCTTCTTGGAGATGAAGCAG TTGTGAATTGCGTGCAGTGTCATCCCTTTGATTGTGTTGTGGCGACCAGTGGGATTGACAACACGATAAAG ATATGGACTCCAAGTGTGCCTGCCCCATCAATTGTTGCTAGTGTGGCAGCTGGACCAGAAACTGCCAATGTATTGGATGCTATGGAAAACAATGAACGTAGATTGATTCACAATCGTGAGATTATTTT GCCCTTTGAAATCCTCGAGCGGTTTAGAATGCATGAGTCTGCTGAATGTGCCCAAAGTTAA
- the LOC104449162 gene encoding WD and tetratricopeptide repeats protein 1 isoform X1, with the protein MARCGAFHDGNVHELLERRYIDTRHDANRGLQMHSSLVQKLSHEKELEGHQGCVNAIAWNSSGSLLISGSDDTRINMWSYSGRKLLHSIDSGHSANIFCTKFVPETSDELVVSGAGDAEVRLFNLSRLDGRGTEENAILPSALFQCHTRRVKKLAVEVGNPNVVWSASEDGTLRQHDFREGNSCPPAGSPQQECRSVLLDLRSGYKKSLTDPPKGVLALKSCDISSTRPHLILVGGSDAFARLYDRRMLPPLTSCRKRMAPPPCVNYFCPMHLSDRGRSSLHLTHVTFSPNGEEVLLSYSGEHVYLMNVNPVGGNVMKYTAADVSKLTTLAPWPNGVGMQPTFSKDHPHCLVASQLKKCESLMKYAEACLSEGTNCYYGIEACNEVLDGHGQVIEPALRLECLCTRAALLLKRKWKNDVHMAIRDCRSARMIDTSSARPLYYMSEALSQLGKHKEALDFAIAAQCLSPSDPKLEERVQDIKQRLAAAEAEKNNKVANGAPRSEPRGARVLSLGDILFRSEANSDASQDGPRSEREESDYDEEMEVDFETSISGDEGRDVESNVLHGSFNLRIHRRGDSSRETASTNDSCGSPSSSSQNDKIPYQPEAVIDMKQRYVGHCNVGTDIKQASFLGQRGEYVASGSDDGRWFIWEKKTGRLIKMLLGDEAVVNCVQCHPFDCVVATSGIDNTIKIWTPSVPAPSIVASVAAGPETANVLDAMENNERRLIHNREIILPFEILERFRMHESAECAQS; encoded by the exons ATCAATATGTGGAGCTATTCTGGTCGGAAGCTTTTGCATTCAATTGATAGTGGGCACTCTGCAAACATCTTTTGTACAAAATTTGTCCCTGAAACATCGGACGAGCTTGTAGTCTCAGGAGCTGGAGATGCAGAA GTCAGGTTATTCAACTTGTCTCGATTAGATGGGAGAGGAACCGAAGAAAATGCTATTCTTCCATCAGCACTTTTCCAGTGCCACACAAGAAGAGTTAAAAAATTAGCT GTTGAAGTTGGTAACCCTAATGTTGTCTGGAGTGCTAGTGAAGATGGAACTTTGAGGCAGCATGACTTTCGGGAAGGTAATTCTTGCCCTCCTGCTGGGTCTCCGCAACAGGAATGTCGAAGCGTTCTG CTTGACTTGCGTTCTGGGTACAAGAAATCACTAACTGATCCTCCAAAAGGAGTTCTTGCACTAAAATCTTGTGATATCAGTTCCACCAGGCCTCACTTGATCCTAGTTGGTGGGAG TGATGCATTTGCACGGTTATATGATAGAAGGATGCTGCCACCATTGACCTCCTGCAGAAAAAGGATGGCACCACCTCCTTGTGTCAACTATTTCTGCCCAATGCATCTCTCGGACCGT GGACGCTCAAGCTTGCACCTGACTCATGTTACATTTAGTCCAAATGGAGAAGAGGTTTTACTCAGCTATAGTGGAGAGCATGTGTACCTAATGAATGTAAACCCTG TAGGAGGAAATGTGATGAAGTATACTGCAGCAGATGTCTCAAAGCTGACAACCTTGGCTCCTTGGCCAAATGGAGTGGGAATGCAACCAACTTTTTCCAAAGACCATCCACATTGTCTTGTG GCTTCACAGCTCAAGAAGTGCGAGAGTTTAATGAAATATGCAGAAGCATGCTTGAGCGAGGGAACAAACTGTTATTATGGAATTGAGGCATGCAATGAAGTTTTGGATGGACACGGGCAAGTGATTGAACCTGCCTTGAGGCTTGAATGTCTCTGTACACGTGCAGCTTTGTTACTCAAG CGAAAATGGAAGAATGATGTGCATATGGCTATAAGAGATTGCCGGAGTGCTAGGATGATCGACACTTCTTCTGCCAGACCGCTTTACTATATGTCTGAAGCTTTATCTCAG TTGGGCAAACATAAAGAGGCTCTAGACTTTGCTATTGCAGCACAGTGCTTGTCTCCATCAGATCCTAAGCTAGAGGAAAGGGTGCAGGACATAAAGCAGCGTCTTGCTGCAG CCGAAgcagaaaaaaataacaaagtaGCAAATGGAGCACCAAGATCCGAGCCTCGAGGAGCAAGAGTGCTATCATTAGGTGACATTCTATTTCGATCAGAGGCCAATAGTGATGCTTCACAAGATGGTCCTAGATCTGAAAGAGAGGAATCTGATTATGATGAGGAAATGGAAGTGGATTTTGAAACTTCAATTTCCGGCGACGAAGGGCGTGATGTTGAATCAAATGTTCTACATGGAAGTTTTAATTTGAGAATCCATCGAAGAGGTGATTCATCTAGAGAAACTGCCAGCACAAATGATTCATGTGGATccccttcatcatcatcacagAATGATAAAATCCCATATCAG CCTGAGGCAGTCATAGATATGAAGCAGAGATATGTTGGACATTGCAATGTGGGAACTGATATAAAACAGGCCAGTTTTCTGGGGCAGAGAG GTGAATATGTTGCAAGTGGAAGCGATGATGGCAGATGGTTTATCTGGGAAAAAAAGACGGGTAGACTGATTAAGATGCTTCTTGGAGATGAAGCAG TTGTGAATTGCGTGCAGTGTCATCCCTTTGATTGTGTTGTGGCGACCAGTGGGATTGACAACACGATAAAG ATATGGACTCCAAGTGTGCCTGCCCCATCAATTGTTGCTAGTGTGGCAGCTGGACCAGAAACTGCCAATGTATTGGATGCTATGGAAAACAATGAACGTAGATTGATTCACAATCGTGAGATTATTTT GCCCTTTGAAATCCTCGAGCGGTTTAGAATGCATGAGTCTGCTGAATGTGCCCAAAGTTAA
- the LOC104449162 gene encoding WD and tetratricopeptide repeats protein 1 isoform X5, translating into MWSYSGRKLLHSIDSGHSANIFCTKFVPETSDELVVSGAGDAEVRLFNLSRLDGRGTEENAILPSALFQCHTRRVKKLAVEVGNPNVVWSASEDGTLRQHDFREGNSCPPAGSPQQECRSVLLDLRSGYKKSLTDPPKGVLALKSCDISSTRPHLILVGGSDAFARLYDRRMLPPLTSCRKRMAPPPCVNYFCPMHLSDRGRSSLHLTHVTFSPNGEEVLLSYSGEHVYLMNVNPVGGNVMKYTAADVSKLTTLAPWPNGVGMQPTFSKDHPHCLVASQLKKCESLMKYAEACLSEGTNCYYGIEACNEVLDGHGQVIEPALRLECLCTRAALLLKRKWKNDVHMAIRDCRSARMIDTSSARPLYYMSEALSQLGKHKEALDFAIAAQCLSPSDPKLEERVQDIKQRLAAAEAEKNNKVANGAPRSEPRGARVLSLGDILFRSEANSDASQDGPRSEREESDYDEEMEVDFETSISGDEGRDVESNVLHGSFNLRIHRRGDSSRETASTNDSCGSPSSSSQNDKIPYQPEAVIDMKQRYVGHCNVGTDIKQASFLGQRGEYVASGSDDGRWFIWEKKTGRLIKMLLGDEAVVNCVQCHPFDCVVATSGIDNTIKIWTPSVPAPSIVASVAAGPETANVLDAMENNERRLIHNREIILPFEILERFRMHESAECAQS; encoded by the exons ATGTGGAGCTATTCTGGTCGGAAGCTTTTGCATTCAATTGATAGTGGGCACTCTGCAAACATCTTTTGTACAAAATTTGTCCCTGAAACATCGGACGAGCTTGTAGTCTCAGGAGCTGGAGATGCAGAA GTCAGGTTATTCAACTTGTCTCGATTAGATGGGAGAGGAACCGAAGAAAATGCTATTCTTCCATCAGCACTTTTCCAGTGCCACACAAGAAGAGTTAAAAAATTAGCT GTTGAAGTTGGTAACCCTAATGTTGTCTGGAGTGCTAGTGAAGATGGAACTTTGAGGCAGCATGACTTTCGGGAAGGTAATTCTTGCCCTCCTGCTGGGTCTCCGCAACAGGAATGTCGAAGCGTTCTG CTTGACTTGCGTTCTGGGTACAAGAAATCACTAACTGATCCTCCAAAAGGAGTTCTTGCACTAAAATCTTGTGATATCAGTTCCACCAGGCCTCACTTGATCCTAGTTGGTGGGAG TGATGCATTTGCACGGTTATATGATAGAAGGATGCTGCCACCATTGACCTCCTGCAGAAAAAGGATGGCACCACCTCCTTGTGTCAACTATTTCTGCCCAATGCATCTCTCGGACCGT GGACGCTCAAGCTTGCACCTGACTCATGTTACATTTAGTCCAAATGGAGAAGAGGTTTTACTCAGCTATAGTGGAGAGCATGTGTACCTAATGAATGTAAACCCTG TAGGAGGAAATGTGATGAAGTATACTGCAGCAGATGTCTCAAAGCTGACAACCTTGGCTCCTTGGCCAAATGGAGTGGGAATGCAACCAACTTTTTCCAAAGACCATCCACATTGTCTTGTG GCTTCACAGCTCAAGAAGTGCGAGAGTTTAATGAAATATGCAGAAGCATGCTTGAGCGAGGGAACAAACTGTTATTATGGAATTGAGGCATGCAATGAAGTTTTGGATGGACACGGGCAAGTGATTGAACCTGCCTTGAGGCTTGAATGTCTCTGTACACGTGCAGCTTTGTTACTCAAG CGAAAATGGAAGAATGATGTGCATATGGCTATAAGAGATTGCCGGAGTGCTAGGATGATCGACACTTCTTCTGCCAGACCGCTTTACTATATGTCTGAAGCTTTATCTCAG TTGGGCAAACATAAAGAGGCTCTAGACTTTGCTATTGCAGCACAGTGCTTGTCTCCATCAGATCCTAAGCTAGAGGAAAGGGTGCAGGACATAAAGCAGCGTCTTGCTGCAG CCGAAgcagaaaaaaataacaaagtaGCAAATGGAGCACCAAGATCCGAGCCTCGAGGAGCAAGAGTGCTATCATTAGGTGACATTCTATTTCGATCAGAGGCCAATAGTGATGCTTCACAAGATGGTCCTAGATCTGAAAGAGAGGAATCTGATTATGATGAGGAAATGGAAGTGGATTTTGAAACTTCAATTTCCGGCGACGAAGGGCGTGATGTTGAATCAAATGTTCTACATGGAAGTTTTAATTTGAGAATCCATCGAAGAGGTGATTCATCTAGAGAAACTGCCAGCACAAATGATTCATGTGGATccccttcatcatcatcacagAATGATAAAATCCCATATCAG CCTGAGGCAGTCATAGATATGAAGCAGAGATATGTTGGACATTGCAATGTGGGAACTGATATAAAACAGGCCAGTTTTCTGGGGCAGAGAG GTGAATATGTTGCAAGTGGAAGCGATGATGGCAGATGGTTTATCTGGGAAAAAAAGACGGGTAGACTGATTAAGATGCTTCTTGGAGATGAAGCAG TTGTGAATTGCGTGCAGTGTCATCCCTTTGATTGTGTTGTGGCGACCAGTGGGATTGACAACACGATAAAG ATATGGACTCCAAGTGTGCCTGCCCCATCAATTGTTGCTAGTGTGGCAGCTGGACCAGAAACTGCCAATGTATTGGATGCTATGGAAAACAATGAACGTAGATTGATTCACAATCGTGAGATTATTTT GCCCTTTGAAATCCTCGAGCGGTTTAGAATGCATGAGTCTGCTGAATGTGCCCAAAGTTAA
- the LOC104449162 gene encoding WD and tetratricopeptide repeats protein 1 isoform X3: protein MARCGAFHDGNVHELLERRYIDTRHDANRGLQMHSSLVQKLSHEKELEGHQGCVNAIAWNSSGSLLISGSDDTRINMWSYSGRKLLHSIDSGHSANIFCTKFVPETSDELVVSGAGDAEVRLFNLSRLDGRGTEENAILPSALFQCHTRRVKKLAVEVGNPNVVWSASEDGTLRQHDFREGNSCPPAGSPQQECRSVLLDLRSGYKKSLTDPPKGVLALKSCDISSTRPHLILVGGSDAFARLYDRRMLPPLTSCRKRMAPPPCVNYFCPMHLSDRGRSSLHLTHVTFSPNGEEVLLSYSGEHVYLMNVNPDVSKLTTLAPWPNGVGMQPTFSKDHPHCLVASQLKKCESLMKYAEACLSEGTNCYYGIEACNEVLDGHGQVIEPALRLECLCTRAALLLKRKWKNDVHMAIRDCRSARMIDTSSARPLYYMSEALSQLGKHKEALDFAIAAQCLSPSDPKLEERVQDIKQRLAAAEAEKNNKVANGAPRSEPRGARVLSLGDILFRSEANSDASQDGPRSEREESDYDEEMEVDFETSISGDEGRDVESNVLHGSFNLRIHRRGDSSRETASTNDSCGSPSSSSQNDKIPYQPEAVIDMKQRYVGHCNVGTDIKQASFLGQRGEYVASGSDDGRWFIWEKKTGRLIKMLLGDEAVVNCVQCHPFDCVVATSGIDNTIKIWTPSVPAPSIVASVAAGPETANVLDAMENNERRLIHNREIILPFEILERFRMHESAECAQS from the exons ATCAATATGTGGAGCTATTCTGGTCGGAAGCTTTTGCATTCAATTGATAGTGGGCACTCTGCAAACATCTTTTGTACAAAATTTGTCCCTGAAACATCGGACGAGCTTGTAGTCTCAGGAGCTGGAGATGCAGAA GTCAGGTTATTCAACTTGTCTCGATTAGATGGGAGAGGAACCGAAGAAAATGCTATTCTTCCATCAGCACTTTTCCAGTGCCACACAAGAAGAGTTAAAAAATTAGCT GTTGAAGTTGGTAACCCTAATGTTGTCTGGAGTGCTAGTGAAGATGGAACTTTGAGGCAGCATGACTTTCGGGAAGGTAATTCTTGCCCTCCTGCTGGGTCTCCGCAACAGGAATGTCGAAGCGTTCTG CTTGACTTGCGTTCTGGGTACAAGAAATCACTAACTGATCCTCCAAAAGGAGTTCTTGCACTAAAATCTTGTGATATCAGTTCCACCAGGCCTCACTTGATCCTAGTTGGTGGGAG TGATGCATTTGCACGGTTATATGATAGAAGGATGCTGCCACCATTGACCTCCTGCAGAAAAAGGATGGCACCACCTCCTTGTGTCAACTATTTCTGCCCAATGCATCTCTCGGACCGT GGACGCTCAAGCTTGCACCTGACTCATGTTACATTTAGTCCAAATGGAGAAGAGGTTTTACTCAGCTATAGTGGAGAGCATGTGTACCTAATGAATGTAAACCCTG ATGTCTCAAAGCTGACAACCTTGGCTCCTTGGCCAAATGGAGTGGGAATGCAACCAACTTTTTCCAAAGACCATCCACATTGTCTTGTG GCTTCACAGCTCAAGAAGTGCGAGAGTTTAATGAAATATGCAGAAGCATGCTTGAGCGAGGGAACAAACTGTTATTATGGAATTGAGGCATGCAATGAAGTTTTGGATGGACACGGGCAAGTGATTGAACCTGCCTTGAGGCTTGAATGTCTCTGTACACGTGCAGCTTTGTTACTCAAG CGAAAATGGAAGAATGATGTGCATATGGCTATAAGAGATTGCCGGAGTGCTAGGATGATCGACACTTCTTCTGCCAGACCGCTTTACTATATGTCTGAAGCTTTATCTCAG TTGGGCAAACATAAAGAGGCTCTAGACTTTGCTATTGCAGCACAGTGCTTGTCTCCATCAGATCCTAAGCTAGAGGAAAGGGTGCAGGACATAAAGCAGCGTCTTGCTGCAG CCGAAgcagaaaaaaataacaaagtaGCAAATGGAGCACCAAGATCCGAGCCTCGAGGAGCAAGAGTGCTATCATTAGGTGACATTCTATTTCGATCAGAGGCCAATAGTGATGCTTCACAAGATGGTCCTAGATCTGAAAGAGAGGAATCTGATTATGATGAGGAAATGGAAGTGGATTTTGAAACTTCAATTTCCGGCGACGAAGGGCGTGATGTTGAATCAAATGTTCTACATGGAAGTTTTAATTTGAGAATCCATCGAAGAGGTGATTCATCTAGAGAAACTGCCAGCACAAATGATTCATGTGGATccccttcatcatcatcacagAATGATAAAATCCCATATCAG CCTGAGGCAGTCATAGATATGAAGCAGAGATATGTTGGACATTGCAATGTGGGAACTGATATAAAACAGGCCAGTTTTCTGGGGCAGAGAG GTGAATATGTTGCAAGTGGAAGCGATGATGGCAGATGGTTTATCTGGGAAAAAAAGACGGGTAGACTGATTAAGATGCTTCTTGGAGATGAAGCAG TTGTGAATTGCGTGCAGTGTCATCCCTTTGATTGTGTTGTGGCGACCAGTGGGATTGACAACACGATAAAG ATATGGACTCCAAGTGTGCCTGCCCCATCAATTGTTGCTAGTGTGGCAGCTGGACCAGAAACTGCCAATGTATTGGATGCTATGGAAAACAATGAACGTAGATTGATTCACAATCGTGAGATTATTTT GCCCTTTGAAATCCTCGAGCGGTTTAGAATGCATGAGTCTGCTGAATGTGCCCAAAGTTAA
- the LOC104449162 gene encoding WD and tetratricopeptide repeats protein 1 isoform X4 yields MKMDFTNQINMWSYSGRKLLHSIDSGHSANIFCTKFVPETSDELVVSGAGDAEVRLFNLSRLDGRGTEENAILPSALFQCHTRRVKKLAVEVGNPNVVWSASEDGTLRQHDFREGNSCPPAGSPQQECRSVLLDLRSGYKKSLTDPPKGVLALKSCDISSTRPHLILVGGSDAFARLYDRRMLPPLTSCRKRMAPPPCVNYFCPMHLSDRGRSSLHLTHVTFSPNGEEVLLSYSGEHVYLMNVNPVGGNVMKYTAADVSKLTTLAPWPNGVGMQPTFSKDHPHCLVASQLKKCESLMKYAEACLSEGTNCYYGIEACNEVLDGHGQVIEPALRLECLCTRAALLLKRKWKNDVHMAIRDCRSARMIDTSSARPLYYMSEALSQLGKHKEALDFAIAAQCLSPSDPKLEERVQDIKQRLAAAEAEKNNKVANGAPRSEPRGARVLSLGDILFRSEANSDASQDGPRSEREESDYDEEMEVDFETSISGDEGRDVESNVLHGSFNLRIHRRGDSSRETASTNDSCGSPSSSSQNDKIPYQPEAVIDMKQRYVGHCNVGTDIKQASFLGQRGEYVASGSDDGRWFIWEKKTGRLIKMLLGDEAVVNCVQCHPFDCVVATSGIDNTIKIWTPSVPAPSIVASVAAGPETANVLDAMENNERRLIHNREIILPFEILERFRMHESAECAQS; encoded by the exons ATCAATATGTGGAGCTATTCTGGTCGGAAGCTTTTGCATTCAATTGATAGTGGGCACTCTGCAAACATCTTTTGTACAAAATTTGTCCCTGAAACATCGGACGAGCTTGTAGTCTCAGGAGCTGGAGATGCAGAA GTCAGGTTATTCAACTTGTCTCGATTAGATGGGAGAGGAACCGAAGAAAATGCTATTCTTCCATCAGCACTTTTCCAGTGCCACACAAGAAGAGTTAAAAAATTAGCT GTTGAAGTTGGTAACCCTAATGTTGTCTGGAGTGCTAGTGAAGATGGAACTTTGAGGCAGCATGACTTTCGGGAAGGTAATTCTTGCCCTCCTGCTGGGTCTCCGCAACAGGAATGTCGAAGCGTTCTG CTTGACTTGCGTTCTGGGTACAAGAAATCACTAACTGATCCTCCAAAAGGAGTTCTTGCACTAAAATCTTGTGATATCAGTTCCACCAGGCCTCACTTGATCCTAGTTGGTGGGAG TGATGCATTTGCACGGTTATATGATAGAAGGATGCTGCCACCATTGACCTCCTGCAGAAAAAGGATGGCACCACCTCCTTGTGTCAACTATTTCTGCCCAATGCATCTCTCGGACCGT GGACGCTCAAGCTTGCACCTGACTCATGTTACATTTAGTCCAAATGGAGAAGAGGTTTTACTCAGCTATAGTGGAGAGCATGTGTACCTAATGAATGTAAACCCTG TAGGAGGAAATGTGATGAAGTATACTGCAGCAGATGTCTCAAAGCTGACAACCTTGGCTCCTTGGCCAAATGGAGTGGGAATGCAACCAACTTTTTCCAAAGACCATCCACATTGTCTTGTG GCTTCACAGCTCAAGAAGTGCGAGAGTTTAATGAAATATGCAGAAGCATGCTTGAGCGAGGGAACAAACTGTTATTATGGAATTGAGGCATGCAATGAAGTTTTGGATGGACACGGGCAAGTGATTGAACCTGCCTTGAGGCTTGAATGTCTCTGTACACGTGCAGCTTTGTTACTCAAG CGAAAATGGAAGAATGATGTGCATATGGCTATAAGAGATTGCCGGAGTGCTAGGATGATCGACACTTCTTCTGCCAGACCGCTTTACTATATGTCTGAAGCTTTATCTCAG TTGGGCAAACATAAAGAGGCTCTAGACTTTGCTATTGCAGCACAGTGCTTGTCTCCATCAGATCCTAAGCTAGAGGAAAGGGTGCAGGACATAAAGCAGCGTCTTGCTGCAG CCGAAgcagaaaaaaataacaaagtaGCAAATGGAGCACCAAGATCCGAGCCTCGAGGAGCAAGAGTGCTATCATTAGGTGACATTCTATTTCGATCAGAGGCCAATAGTGATGCTTCACAAGATGGTCCTAGATCTGAAAGAGAGGAATCTGATTATGATGAGGAAATGGAAGTGGATTTTGAAACTTCAATTTCCGGCGACGAAGGGCGTGATGTTGAATCAAATGTTCTACATGGAAGTTTTAATTTGAGAATCCATCGAAGAGGTGATTCATCTAGAGAAACTGCCAGCACAAATGATTCATGTGGATccccttcatcatcatcacagAATGATAAAATCCCATATCAG CCTGAGGCAGTCATAGATATGAAGCAGAGATATGTTGGACATTGCAATGTGGGAACTGATATAAAACAGGCCAGTTTTCTGGGGCAGAGAG GTGAATATGTTGCAAGTGGAAGCGATGATGGCAGATGGTTTATCTGGGAAAAAAAGACGGGTAGACTGATTAAGATGCTTCTTGGAGATGAAGCAG TTGTGAATTGCGTGCAGTGTCATCCCTTTGATTGTGTTGTGGCGACCAGTGGGATTGACAACACGATAAAG ATATGGACTCCAAGTGTGCCTGCCCCATCAATTGTTGCTAGTGTGGCAGCTGGACCAGAAACTGCCAATGTATTGGATGCTATGGAAAACAATGAACGTAGATTGATTCACAATCGTGAGATTATTTT GCCCTTTGAAATCCTCGAGCGGTTTAGAATGCATGAGTCTGCTGAATGTGCCCAAAGTTAA